In Cyclopterus lumpus isolate fCycLum1 chromosome 2, fCycLum1.pri, whole genome shotgun sequence, the genomic stretch cttttttccactgaCTGAATCACATTGTTCCTTCCTCCTGCAGATAGAAGGTAGAAGTCCTTTAGTcaacatatgtatttatttaaaacttcAGAAGATGTATTTGCTTTGACATGATAATTAAATACCTACTTAGTGTTACAGGTAAGGTGCTTTGCTTCATGCACAAAACATACTATCACTTtgtaaaataatttgaatttaAATCAGCCAATAGGTTATTAAGTTAACAGGCCAGCTCCAATACCAAAATTAATtctaatataaaaaataaacaaagggttaagttattcaaattaatttaatttaactggCCTATATCTCACAGGATTGATTCCTTTACAAGAAAAACTTGCACGGACATATTAAAAATGTGATATAATATCAGTTAAAGTGAGATTTCCCTCTCTTCCAGCTGGAGGTGTCCTCGAGCAAGAACAGAAATATCTATCAGAAGGAACAGGTCTTTAGtgaagtaataaataaataaattactgtCACAAAGCAActataatttaaaaacagtcaaCGTATTGTTGCATGCGTCTCCTTTGCAGGACTGAAGGAACCAGTGGTCTTCAGGCTCTTCTGTGTTATTAATAGATAAGTGTTATTACGCTGCATATGATGTGCAGTGTGTTCTGTCTATAAGatgtaaacagaaggaaaaCCCACTGCGCTCCCAATTAGGTGTCACCATCGCAGACACTGGACTTTTAACCAACGATACCAAACTGgaccactaggtggcagcaTTCACACTTGTTTCCagacttttaaatgttaaattcaAAGAAGAAATTTGGGCTAAAATATAACGGGTGTCTTGTTTTACTCTGCATTTTATCATGAAGtaatacacattattattttatcatatCATCAACAACAATAATGCATAACttagtttctttgttttgtgaTAACTGAATATTTAAAGTAAACTCCAAACTCAGCCCCACAGTAAATGTGATATTCTGAGTCCATGTCAAATAATCCTGACTGATTTCACATCCCGGCGGCCATGTTTTCTGCCCAGTCGGCGCCGCCATCCGGTTCAGTTTCTGCGACCTCGGAAGATTCTTTCGTCCGTGTTGTTTTCAACGCTTTCCCCCAAAACCTCTGAGGTATTACTTCACATCTTCTGTGACTTTCACTGCCGTGCTGGACacaaaacacagcaaacaaaGGTCCACGTGAAGTCCAAACGTTTGCAGACTGCTAGCCGAACGCCGACATGGCCCACTGCTTGACGTCCGTGGGGCATTGTGGGTACTTCTGCAGGGCCTCCATGATCTGACTGTGGTCCAGCATGAGTCTCATCAGCTGGTATTCCCTCTGAGTTTTGGCCAAAGAGCTGTCGACCGGTCGGATGAGCTCTAGCTGCTGCAGGTGCTCGAAGGCCTGAGGatgtatgtataataaataaataaaatatatatatatttatatttatctttcttccTAAAGAGCTAGAGAGCCTGTGAAGCTCATTTAGACCTCACAGGACTCTTTAAATGCTTCATACGGACCTTCAAGATGACCGGCTGGTCAAATTTATACATGGAGTTCGACTTCCTCTGCAGGAACTTCTTAAACTCTAAAATGAAGAAACCCAACTTATACGGAAGGAAGAAAAAGGCTGAACAACATTAAAGTCTTATTTCCCTTGTTGATTAATTTAGTTGACCGTCATTTGTACCttcctctttattttatttatttattatttaaattaagtatgtattttttattttaaattaatgatatatttttgttttattcattttaaattaattatatatattttgtatttattttaaattaattatatatatatatttatttttttaaattgccttCTTTTCTTGTTTGCCTAAGCATTAACAACTAAAGTCATTCTTCCACGTCGTACCGTTGTGAACCATTTGCAGGTTGAAGGGCTCTCCCTCGTAGACGTCGTTGAGGTGTTTCATGGCGATGATGAGGCACAGCTCCAAGATGGACAGAcctacggagagagagagaaaagaaaacactcataAACATATGAACAGGTGTGAATTCGTTAGATCGAGGCCCAAGTGGGGAAAAAGGACCGTGGAGGTTTTCTTTTACCGTGGAGCATGTTCGCCTTGGCGTCGGCGAAACTCATCCTGCTGGCCTCCACCAGGTCCGCGGGTTTGATGCCGGGTTTGGCGACGGACACCCGGCTCAGGCACAacatctggagagagagagtcagactGAGGGTAGCGATGGTCTGGAGCCAAATGACACGGTGTGGTGCAGTTACAGTGAGGAGCGTTGTACCAGCAGCATGTGCATTGAGCGGAAGTCCTTGCTGGAGTTGAAGTGTCTCCGTAGAGCGTCCTCCACCGATTTGTCTTCAcacagagtctgaggagaggacacagagacagagtctgaggaaaggacacagagacagagtctgaggaaaggacacagagacagagtctgaggagaggacacagagacagagtctgaggagaggacacagagacagagtctgaggaaaggacacagagacagagtctgaggaaaggacacagagacagagtctgaggagaggacacagagacagagtctgaggagaggacacagagacagagtctgaggaaaggacacagagacagagtctgaggaaaggacacagagacagagtctgaggaaaggacacagagacagagtctgaggagaggacacagagacagagtctgaggaaaggacacagagacagagtctgaggaaaggacacagagacagagtctgaggagaggacacagagacagagtctgaggagaggacacagagacagagtctgaggagaggacacagagacagagtctgaggagaggacacagagacagagtctgaggaaaggacacagagacagagtctgaggagaggacacagagacagagtctgaggaaaggacacagagacagagtctgaggaaaggacacagagtctgaggagaggacacagagacagagtctgaggaaaggacacagagacagagtctgaggagagaacacagagacagagtctgaggagaggacacagagacagagtctgaggaaaggacacagagacagagtctgaggaaaggacacagagacagagtctgaggagaggacacaggacacagagacagagtctgaggaaaggacacagagacagagtctgaggaaaggacacagagacagagtctgaggagaggacacagagacagagtctgaggaaaggacacagagacagagtctgaggagaggacacaggacacagagacagagtctgaggaaaggacacagagacagagtctgaggaaaggacacagagacagagtctgaggagaggacacagagacagagtctgaggaaaggacacagagacagagtctgaggagaggacacagagacagagtctgaggaaaggacacagagacagagtctgaggaaaggacacagagacagagtctgaggaaaggacacagagacagagtctgaggaaaggacacagagacagagtctgaggagaggacacagacGGGTCCATCGTGAACAGCTGATCCGTCCACGCCGACGTACCCGCGAGCCGACACCGGCCCTTTAATTCACCTCTACGCTGGCGTTCCAGTCCAGAGCGAACTTGCGGTCCGGGAAGTGGTCCGGCAGGCTCAGTTGGGTCCGGACCCGCTGCAGGTACTGCGAGAACGTCGGGTTGCTCAGCAGGTGGATCTGACGGTGGGAGAACCGCGACTTCACGCgcttctccagcagctccaggacGTCCTGTAGGAAAGTGAAACCCCCCGTTACACCGTCggtattaccccccccccccccccccccccccaaaaaaaaaggtccggTGCGATGGAGGGAGGGGCTCACCAGTCTGCAGGTGAGGCCGACCACGGCGATGGGAGCCTGGGCCGACTGGGAGACGTCCAACAGGTTGTAGAGCAGCGTCTGGTTCTTGTGGTGGGCGAACAGGTCGAACTCGTCCAGAACGAACAGCGCCgggcggctgctgctgcggtCGCCTGGACGGGGAGAACCAGACGAGTGTGaaacccccccccaacaaagaaaagcaacacCTTGAACTTTAGATCCTCCAGGTTCTGACCTTTCTTCAGTGCCTCCAACAAGAAGGCCAGATTCTCTGCAAAGCTTCCCTGAAATGAAGCAGaacgttttttttataaaagtgtttttttttttgttttgtttttttaaatggcatcaATAATATTAAAGTCTGTTATAACTCACAAACACTTTGTCCCCGACGGCGTTCTCCAGGTGGAGCTGCCGCGTTATTTCTTTTAAGGCTATTCTGTCGTCCGTCTGCAGCAGACCTTCAGCAAACGACCACAAATaccacaaacattttaatattctgAATAAATGCCCCGCGGTCTGGAGGAGGATCGGCATCTCGTACCATTGAGGTGAACCTGGAGCAGGTTCTTCTGtgcttctttctcctcttgcaGGTCTCGCAGCACACACTTCAGCAGCTGTAGACACACAGCAACCCTCCCAGGatttaaaacacactttcatcttctcaaccaccatttttttttacccataaTGCACGTGATGTGGCTGCAGAAGCTCACCATTGTTTTGCCTGCTCCTCTGGGGCCGACGATGAGCACAGAGTTACTCTCCCCGTGGACGGCGGTCCGCTTCAGCAGCTCCAGGAGGTGCCTGAAAACACGAGAGCTTTCACTACAATACCCACAATGCTCCTGGAGTTGTGTGTTATATAGTTAAAAGAGAAGTGTATGGTGTATAAATGATTTAAATCCTCAATGTTGGAGGCTGATTTCACTTCCTGCTTCAGAGAGCAACACCTGGGTCAGCTGGGAACTGGAGCTTTTCCAACTGGGACAGCGCTGCCAGACTGGTGAGACTGAACTGGGTCACAAGGACTCACGTGGATTCCCAGATCCTCTCTCTATTACAGATTCAAGGATTTTCCTTTTGATTGTGTGACTCTTATGTTCACATTTTCCCTTTTAACGACACGATAGACCTTTAAAGATCCTAAAAACATGAgccaaaacaattaattgattgattagtTAACTATTCGTATTACTAATTTGATTTATGCAATAGCGGCGTGTATATCTGTGTCGGTTGGACAGAAAAAGCAATCTTAAGATGGTATtctcactattttctgacattttaaagaacaaacaatcagcaaataaatatgatttcCCCACTttaacaggttttttttctaacttcgctaataacacatttaactttaaaaaaataataataataaaaagtttgATGAAATAAACCTACTTGTGCTGAGCTTCCACTCCCTCCGGCCTGTCGGGGAGCTGCTGGTGACAAAGCCGCTCCCTTAACATCTCCTGAACCTTGAAAATCAATAAACGCATTGCAGTGAGCCATCATCCATAAACAAGTTAGAAGACGACAAGTCAAGTTTGCCGACACAAACCTGTGAGATGCATTCCCCGACTGGCAAACGGGTATTTTCCATCTTCCTCTTGCTCATGATGCTGTGACTTGAAACTGAAAAACAAGGAGCAGTTTGGTTCAAATACACAATTTGAGTTTCTCAAAATGGGCTCCGGGGACTTTCTTGGGTCCTTAATGACATCCTAAGAAAATTAACTCTacttcattatatttattataaagaaGCGCCACAATATGAGAATATTTATAGAACAAATACTGCCCTGTTAACTTTCTCCTCACCAGAACTTAGCtacaattttgtttttaatctaaTGTTGACATCAATCTTGTACAAATTGCACCTGTGTCAATTAAATGCactaacattatatatatatatatatatatatatgcactaacataacataacatatatatatataacaattacAAATCACAATTAGGCATATAGCTGCTGCAATAAGAACTATTTTAATACAAAGTCCACTTTAATGACTACCTCTGAGGTGTGTTCACGTTAGTCTGAGTAGATTATATGAATGCCGAATCATGAAGTAACTTGTAAATATTCAGAAGCGGTTGGCAAATGGTCTTCAAGTGTATTCTTATTTGCAGAAAAGCAACAACGTGCTCATATGCCATAATCTTGGAAGGGAGTCTGGCAGCACTGCCCCGCCACGCTGCTGTGGACTTCCGGGGCTCGCGAGCAGCACGTTGTGTCTTCGCGAGATAAAACCCCACTTTGACTATTTACTCTCGTCAACGTGAAAAGGTCCACGCGTCAGATCATCAGCGACGTCACGTTACCTGGTCAAACTGTCGTCCACCTCTAGCGAGCTCTCAATCTTCGAGGGAAAACAGCTCTGCCAGCTACGACGACTTCCGGTTTGACGGATCCTCCGGCCCTGATTGGCTGAGGGTCAGAATAGAATGGAATAGAATAGAAACGCGCTgtcatatacaatatatacatacattactgcttttactattaatataaataaataaatagtaatagCTGTCAATTTAAGTGTGTTTAAGATGTTGACTGTAAATGAAGAttgcacaatatatttattttatttatatacagttgGTGGACATTTTTTAACAATGGATAATACAATTGTATTTGTctctaaaatatatttgcaaGTATCATATCTTTAAGCATGTCAGCCTTTTCAATAACACACAGGCTTATAGTTCAAATGTTCAACACCATGCAACCTAGATTAGAGACTCTTTTAATGTTGAATTTCAGTTTATATATCCAACCCTTTCATCCCTTTTAGTTCATGGGCAAACAGAATATAGTCAATTGTGTACTTCTGACAATATTTTGAGTTGTAATGAAGCCTATAGgcattttaaaaagatgacaCAGATAGCTACAACATGggaatttaaatgtattgtaaaaaatgtaagGTTTCCTGCGGCTTTTGGTTGactgatggagaaaaaaagcccAATAAACCACCAGATATCTCACAAATTGTCTCCGCTCACATTGAGCCTGTCACATTATTCTAAAATACGACTCTCTGCTCACATATTCAGCCCTGTGTTTGCCCTTAAAAATACATgaagtgttcttttttttacagcagccACACACTGAATTAATTTAACGTCTCCTCAGGTTTGACCTTCAGACAAAATTCAAGCACTTGCACCCTTAGCtgcatctcctctccttttcacttcagaagactgaacttctccatTTTTGAGCTTCTCTGACCTTTATTTATGCTGGGAAGTTATTTTGCTTCAGAGCCAAGTGTTTCATGTTGTCATACACTTCAAATGACCACAATGCAACGGTGCCTTACTGATCAGTACTGTTATCTTTTATTCAATAATATTCTACCCGCTGCCAAATTAtcaaacaatgtatttattaatatgaatGTAATATCAGTATTCAGTTGAAATGTCCTCcttcactgtttttttcaaGCTGCCAGAAATAATATTCAGGTGTCAACATAATATCTGTAACTTTTCACTATTTTTCCAGCATCGATCATTTcatagatatataatatatataatattttagttATTGTGGATTATATACTGTTTTTTTActactgttttgtatttcttttttgcttatttataatacttaTCTTAAATTATTTGTCCATGCCATCAAACGCAATATTAGTGGATCCCTTATTATAAGAAGGGCGCAAACCGAAGTGATTATTTTATAGTCTGTCAGACAAGTCAAATAAGTTAAACAACATGATCTGTTCTTTAATGTTGGCCCTGGAGGCCTCCAGGACCATTACTGAAAACCACATCTCTGTGTGAGTCATCCCACCCACACATCCAGTTGTTCCTcattaatgtaataattgtattccccatttctttcttctttctttttgccatAGAGAGCATATGCATCTGTGCTCTGGGGGTCTAACGTGCATCACCTCTCCCATCTGCTGGTTGATCCCGCCGCGCATGCGCAATGTGGCTCTCCATCATTTCCAATATCCCAGTGTAGGAGAACCAGCAGAGGCAGAGGGCTAATGGGTAGGcttcttattcttattatttccAAAGGTCAGAAACGAGCCGCAGCTCCCATGCATTCGCCGTGATGCCCGGGTAAGAAATGGACTGTTTACGGTTTGATTTTGACGCAGACAGAAACGTTAGagcgtctcttcttcttctgctgctgcttctgcttcttcttcttcttcttcgctctctctctctctctctctctctcgctgcaaACGCAACGGCGTTAGCACGGCTGTTAGCTTGCGCGCTAAGCTAACCTAAGCTAACCTGTGCTAACTCGGCCCGTGCCCTGGCCTTGCCCCCGGCTCGGAACCTAAAACGCGGGCCCAGCtgcttttctcatttatttattttttttttttactttgacattttttaagtCGGGTCCGCGATGCGCGCGACGCCGCTTACGAACACGCCAATTAAACGGGGAACCGTTATCAGCGCAGCCGAAAGCTCGCCCTccttaattatttttccttacaACAAGCTAGCTGGCTAACCATCGGCTGGACAGCTGATGGTTGGTCAGCCCGGTTTCAAAACGCTGTACCAAATGCAtaccataaataaaaataaaaaacgttgaCACGCTCACTTTCCAACGCGGAGGCCCCGCAGGCGCGTGACGTAGCAGGCAACGTTTAATGGCTAGTAATGGTTAATAAAGCGACGATTGGTTTCAAGTCTAGCCGACGGTCGCCGAGCTAATTGGCTGTTAGCTCAGGGTTTGGGCAACTGTGGTTGCTTTGGTAATGTACACAAGCGGTTGTCATGTTCTCCCCCAACTCCATGGGGGGATTGGCAGCTAGATTTAAGGTTTAATCTAGCTGTAAACCATGGCGAGGAGAGGGTGACATGCAGTGGTTACACTCCACAAACAGTGCATGCTTTGTACAGGTAACTTGCATTGCTACCTGTCCCCTGCTCTTGCTTTATTTGACAACATATGGCACTAAATCTGGTCTGATCAAGTGGATAGGTATAAATGCTCCATGAATAGGTGGTCAGGGACATCTGGGACGAAAACCTACCACCCTGTCAACCTTATAATGGTATCATGTAGTATGCGAC encodes the following:
- the orc4 gene encoding origin recognition complex subunit 4 isoform X2, with amino-acid sequence MSKRKMENTRLPVGECISQVQEMLRERLCHQQLPDRPEGVEAQHKHLLELLKRTAVHGESNSVLIVGPRGAGKTMLLKCVLRDLQEEKEAQKNLLQVHLNGLLQTDDRIALKEITRQLHLENAVGDKVFGSFAENLAFLLEALKKGDRSSSRPALFVLDEFDLFAHHKNQTLLYNLLDVSQSAQAPIAVVGLTCRLDVLELLEKRVKSRFSHRQIHLLSNPTFSQYLQRVRTQLSLPDHFPDRKFALDWNASVETLCEDKSVEDALRRHFNSSKDFRSMHMLLMLCLSRVSVAKPGIKPADLVEASRMSFADAKANMLHGLSILELCLIIAMKHLNDVYEGEPFNLQMVHNGLRAPAAARAHPTGRQLFGQNSEGIPADETHAGPQSDHGGPAEVPTMPHGRQAVGHVGVRLAVCKRLDFTWTFVCCVLCPARQ
- the orc4 gene encoding origin recognition complex subunit 4 isoform X1; this translates as MSKRKMENTRLPVGECISQVQEMLRERLCHQQLPDRPEGVEAQHKHLLELLKRTAVHGESNSVLIVGPRGAGKTMLLKCVLRDLQEEKEAQKNLLQVHLNGLLQTDDRIALKEITRQLHLENAVGDKVFGSFAENLAFLLEALKKGDRSSSRPALFVLDEFDLFAHHKNQTLLYNLLDVSQSAQAPIAVVGLTCRLDVLELLEKRVKSRFSHRQIHLLSNPTFSQYLQRVRTQLSLPDHFPDRKFALDWNASVETLCEDKSVEDALRRHFNSSKDFRSMHMLLMLCLSRVSVAKPGIKPADLVEASRMSFADAKANMLHGLSILELCLIIAMKHLNDVYEGEPFNLQMVHNEFKKFLQRKSNSMYKFDQPVILKAFEHLQQLELIRPVDSSLAKTQREYQLMRLMLDHSQIMEALQKYPQCPTDVKQWAMSAFG